Proteins co-encoded in one Sulfurospirillum arsenophilum NBRC 109478 genomic window:
- a CDS encoding 3-isopropylmalate dehydratase small subunit, with protein MGTISGKVWHFGDNIDTDLIIAARYLNTSDPKELAKHVMEDADPEFVNKVKAGDIIVAGENFGCGSSREHAPIALKAAGVSAVVAKSFARIFYRNAFNTGLPIFELAETDTIKEGDTIAISMESGEVKNGATTYKFTPIPPFMQELLSSGGLMNYAQKEMKK; from the coding sequence ATGGGTACTATTAGCGGAAAAGTATGGCACTTTGGCGATAACATCGACACCGATCTTATTATTGCGGCGAGGTATTTGAACACTTCTGATCCTAAAGAGCTTGCTAAACATGTTATGGAAGATGCAGATCCAGAGTTCGTCAACAAAGTCAAAGCGGGTGACATCATCGTTGCTGGCGAAAATTTTGGCTGTGGTAGCAGTCGTGAACACGCTCCCATTGCGCTTAAAGCTGCGGGTGTGAGTGCTGTTGTTGCAAAAAGTTTTGCACGTATTTTTTACCGAAATGCGTTTAACACTGGACTTCCGATTTTTGAGCTTGCTGAAACCGATACCATCAAAGAAGGCGATACCATCGCTATTTCTATGGAGAGTGGTGAAGTTAAGAATGGTGCAACAACCTATAAATTTACTCCAATTCCTCCTTTCATGCAAGAATTACTTTCTTCTGGTGGACTTATGAATTACGCACAAAAAGAGATGAAGAAATGA
- a CDS encoding ABC transporter ATP-binding protein, with translation MEIIHFEHVNVAYEEQNVLHEINLRIKEGQHTVILGANGSGKSTLLKLFSNDIYPRFNEATTKEVFGKTVWDIWELKKQLGIITNDLHYEFTQRAAFLKGFEVVLSGFFSSFHIYEHQEFSPLHVKKVEEVLHYLEITHLRDKLISEMSTGEIRKCIIARALVHDPKAMILDEPTVGLDIKAQLNFIEMLRKIATQRTIILVTHHLEEIFEEISQVVLIKQGHIYAQGKKEELLNDEHLSHVFDLPLHVKCEKGRYFVQSVG, from the coding sequence ATGGAAATTATTCATTTTGAGCATGTTAATGTCGCTTATGAAGAACAAAATGTTTTGCATGAGATCAATTTACGCATTAAAGAGGGTCAACATACCGTTATATTGGGCGCAAATGGCTCAGGAAAATCCACACTTCTGAAACTTTTTTCCAATGATATTTATCCACGTTTTAATGAAGCGACTACCAAAGAGGTCTTTGGCAAAACGGTGTGGGATATTTGGGAGCTTAAAAAGCAGTTGGGCATCATCACCAACGATTTGCATTACGAATTTACCCAAAGAGCGGCTTTTTTAAAAGGCTTCGAAGTGGTGCTTTCAGGCTTTTTTAGTAGCTTTCACATCTACGAGCACCAAGAATTTTCACCTTTACATGTAAAGAAAGTGGAAGAGGTTTTACACTACCTAGAGATCACACATCTGCGCGATAAACTCATCTCTGAAATGTCCACAGGTGAGATTCGCAAATGTATTATTGCAAGAGCTTTGGTGCATGATCCAAAGGCGATGATCCTCGATGAACCAACGGTGGGACTTGACATCAAAGCACAGCTCAATTTTATAGAGATGTTACGTAAAATTGCAACACAGCGCACCATCATTTTGGTGACACATCATTTGGAAGAGATTTTTGAGGAAATTTCGCAAGTCGTACTCATCAAACAAGGACATATTTATGCTCAAGGTAAGAAAGAAGAGCTTTTAAATGATGAGCACCTTTCGCATGTTTTTGATCTTCCTTTACATGTAAAGTGTGAAAAAGGACGCTATTTTGTTCAAAGTGTTGGGTGA
- a CDS encoding efflux RND transporter permease subunit, which produces MFSKFFINRPNFAIVISLIIVIAGIMAIRTLPVQEYPDIVPPQIIVSTTYAGADAVTLENTVASVLEEKINGVDNMLYMMSTTSPSGLLTMNLYFEVGTDMNQAKLDVNNRVRLAESKLPDAVKRQGIEVAERSSDVLRILALTSHENRYSTTYMANYAINNILEEFKRIPGISEAIVIGNQEYAIRVWIDPQKLSFYNITTTEVINAIKAQNEQYPMGQIGQEPVQKNIAFTYTVSSTGRLNTPEEFEKILVKSNPDGSSLKLGDVAEIELGAERYFFKGIFNKQPTSMIRITLTSKANALEVSELLDKKIDELKKSFPEGLKIDATYDPTQFVRASIKEVIETLLEAVVLVVFVVYLFLGNIRATIIPVLAIPVSIIGTFAGFYATGFSINLLTLFGLTLAIGLVVDDAIIVIENVERILRKEALSVKEATIKAMQEITAPVLAIVLVLSAVFIPSAFMGGLSGTMSRQFAITIVISVAISGLVALTLTPALCSLLLKHEEEEPIWIIRKFNAFFDYITHHFGQIVQTTIRYSLFNLLIFAIIIFAITKLLHTIPSGLVPKEDKGTFFAVSTLPPGSSLSRTHEVNEFVSEVSLKHPLVTLVGGFSGSDFSSKAYTTDAAYSYVRLADWSKRTGENQNIDAVAKEVMAELSKNKEARIMPVGSSTIIGLGVAGGFEMYVQNKTSGNYLQLESYAKEIVARASERKELRAVRSTLSSNTPQYRLEVDHQKAKAYGIDIADIYATIQTTFGSMYVNDINIFGRNYRVNVQAKGDFREDTKNYRDIFIRSNDGNSISLSDLITLKRVINPNITKRFNMFPSAQILGETNMGYSSGEGLKIMEEIAAEVLPEGYSIAWGGASLQEKKLLETGNLSFIFAIIFIFLILVALYESWMIPWAIVLAVPFSFLGAELSVWLRGLQNDIYFQIGLITLVGLSAKNAILMVEFALQKLEEGYTLLDATIEGAKIRFRPIIMTSFAFIAGTLPLALSSGAGANSRHVIGTTVVGGMITLTLIGVFFTPLFFYLIMRLKEKISLTFKS; this is translated from the coding sequence ATGTTTTCTAAATTTTTTATCAACCGACCCAATTTTGCCATTGTTATTTCACTTATTATTGTTATCGCTGGTATTATGGCGATTCGCACACTACCTGTTCAAGAGTATCCCGACATTGTCCCTCCCCAAATCATTGTCTCTACAACCTATGCAGGTGCCGATGCGGTTACGCTGGAAAACACCGTAGCATCCGTACTGGAAGAGAAAATCAATGGTGTTGACAATATGCTCTATATGATGTCAACAACGTCCCCTAGTGGTTTACTGACGATGAACCTCTACTTTGAGGTGGGTACGGACATGAATCAGGCAAAACTGGATGTCAATAACCGTGTGCGCCTTGCGGAGAGCAAACTCCCCGATGCTGTTAAACGCCAAGGTATTGAAGTTGCAGAACGCTCCAGTGATGTTTTACGTATCCTTGCTTTAACGTCACACGAAAATCGTTACAGCACTACGTATATGGCAAACTACGCCATCAACAACATCCTTGAAGAGTTCAAGCGTATTCCCGGAATTTCTGAAGCCATTGTCATTGGAAATCAAGAGTATGCCATTCGTGTCTGGATTGATCCACAAAAACTCTCTTTTTATAACATCACAACAACCGAAGTTATTAACGCGATTAAAGCACAAAATGAGCAGTATCCTATGGGGCAAATTGGACAAGAGCCTGTTCAAAAAAACATTGCATTTACCTATACCGTTTCATCCACAGGAAGGCTCAACACACCCGAAGAATTTGAAAAAATCTTAGTCAAATCAAACCCTGATGGTTCCTCCCTAAAACTGGGCGATGTTGCTGAAATTGAGTTAGGAGCAGAACGCTACTTTTTCAAGGGAATTTTCAATAAACAACCCACATCGATGATTCGAATTACGCTCACCTCAAAAGCCAATGCTCTTGAAGTCTCTGAGTTACTCGACAAAAAAATTGATGAGCTCAAAAAAAGCTTCCCAGAAGGGTTGAAAATTGATGCTACGTACGATCCTACGCAATTTGTAAGAGCTTCCATTAAAGAGGTGATTGAAACCCTTTTAGAGGCTGTTGTTCTGGTCGTTTTTGTTGTCTATCTCTTCTTGGGCAATATCAGGGCGACCATCATCCCAGTTCTGGCTATTCCCGTCTCCATCATAGGCACATTTGCAGGCTTTTACGCTACGGGCTTTTCCATCAACCTACTCACCCTTTTTGGCTTAACTTTAGCCATTGGTCTTGTAGTCGATGATGCAATTATTGTTATTGAAAATGTCGAGCGGATTTTGCGCAAAGAAGCACTCAGTGTTAAAGAAGCGACCATTAAAGCGATGCAAGAGATCACAGCGCCCGTTTTAGCCATCGTTCTTGTTTTGAGTGCTGTTTTTATTCCGTCTGCATTTATGGGTGGGCTCAGTGGTACGATGTCGCGTCAATTTGCCATTACCATTGTCATCTCCGTTGCCATTTCAGGGCTTGTTGCCTTAACACTAACCCCAGCACTTTGTTCACTCCTTCTGAAACATGAAGAAGAGGAACCTATTTGGATTATTCGTAAGTTCAACGCCTTTTTTGACTACATTACCCACCACTTTGGCCAAATTGTACAAACAACCATTCGCTATAGCCTTTTCAACCTTCTTATTTTTGCCATTATCATTTTTGCCATTACAAAACTCCTGCATACGATTCCTTCAGGGCTTGTCCCCAAAGAAGACAAAGGTACGTTTTTTGCCGTGAGTACACTGCCTCCTGGATCTTCACTCTCTCGCACCCATGAGGTCAATGAATTTGTAAGTGAGGTTTCACTCAAACACCCACTGGTCACGCTAGTCGGTGGTTTTTCAGGCAGTGATTTTAGCTCAAAAGCCTATACAACTGACGCAGCATACAGTTATGTACGCCTTGCTGATTGGAGCAAGCGCACGGGAGAGAACCAAAACATCGATGCTGTTGCCAAAGAAGTTATGGCAGAACTTTCCAAGAATAAAGAGGCAAGAATTATGCCTGTTGGCTCTTCAACGATTATTGGGCTTGGGGTTGCAGGTGGATTTGAGATGTATGTGCAAAACAAAACAAGTGGCAATTATCTACAGTTAGAAAGTTACGCTAAAGAGATTGTAGCCAGGGCAAGTGAGCGCAAAGAGCTTCGTGCTGTTAGGAGTACGCTCAGTTCAAATACGCCACAATACCGCCTTGAAGTAGACCATCAAAAAGCTAAAGCATATGGCATTGATATTGCCGACATCTACGCTACGATTCAAACGACTTTTGGAAGTATGTATGTCAATGACATCAACATTTTTGGACGAAATTACCGTGTCAATGTCCAAGCTAAAGGTGATTTTAGAGAAGATACTAAAAATTATCGTGATATTTTTATACGATCAAACGATGGAAATAGCATCTCATTAAGTGATCTTATCACACTCAAACGTGTCATCAATCCTAATATTACCAAACGTTTCAACATGTTCCCATCGGCTCAAATTTTAGGTGAAACCAACATGGGTTACTCTTCCGGTGAAGGGCTTAAAATCATGGAAGAGATAGCGGCAGAAGTGTTACCGGAAGGCTATTCCATCGCATGGGGTGGAGCTTCACTTCAAGAGAAAAAACTCTTAGAAACAGGCAATCTCTCTTTTATCTTTGCGATTATTTTTATTTTTCTTATTCTCGTTGCACTGTATGAAAGTTGGATGATTCCTTGGGCAATTGTTTTAGCCGTTCCTTTTTCCTTTTTGGGTGCAGAACTGAGTGTTTGGTTACGAGGTCTTCAAAATGACATCTACTTCCAAATAGGACTCATCACACTGGTGGGACTTTCGGCTAAAAATGCTATTTTGATGGTCGAATTTGCACTGCAAAAGCTCGAAGAAGGCTATACGCTCCTTGATGCGACAATAGAGGGAGCAAAAATCCGTTTTCGTCCTATCATCATGACCTCCTTTGCTTTCATCGCAGGGACTCTTCCTCTAGCACTGAGTTCTGGTGCGGGTGCCAATAGCCGTCATGTCATCGGTACTACCGTTGTGGGCGGCATGATCACGCTCACCCTCATCGGTGTCTTTTTTACCCCACTCTTTTTCTATCTTATTATGAGACTAAAAGAAAAAATATCACTTACGTTCAAGTCCTAA
- a CDS encoding LysE family translocator, giving the protein MELHTWLLYVTVALIAIASPGPAVLLAINNSIIYDLKATAFSSLGNILGLFALSSAAMLGLGVVLKTSLVLFLAFKILGACYLIYIGIKQFRTLSSIFKSVELTHKKGVAHYVKILQKGFLICITNPKPIIFFTALFPPFLNPEAPLLEQFFILTFTFMVLSFITLMSYAFFAKRLKSWFLTNQRALWFNRISGAIFIALGFGLLGLERK; this is encoded by the coding sequence ATGGAACTTCACACATGGCTTTTGTATGTCACTGTCGCACTTATTGCTATCGCGAGTCCTGGTCCAGCGGTATTGCTTGCTATCAACAATTCGATCATCTATGATCTTAAAGCCACCGCTTTTTCATCCTTAGGTAATATTCTTGGGCTTTTTGCGCTTTCTAGCGCTGCTATGCTTGGTCTTGGCGTTGTTCTAAAAACATCATTAGTGCTTTTTTTGGCGTTTAAAATTTTAGGAGCATGTTATTTGATTTACATTGGAATCAAGCAGTTTCGTACGCTTAGTAGCATTTTTAAGAGTGTTGAGTTAACGCATAAAAAAGGTGTTGCTCACTATGTAAAGATTCTTCAAAAAGGGTTTTTAATCTGTATCACAAACCCTAAACCAATCATCTTTTTTACGGCACTTTTTCCACCATTTTTAAATCCAGAAGCACCACTTTTAGAGCAGTTTTTCATTTTAACATTTACTTTCATGGTACTTTCATTTATCACGCTTATGAGTTACGCTTTTTTTGCGAAGCGTTTAAAGTCATGGTTTTTGACCAACCAAAGAGCGTTGTGGTTTAACCGCATAAGCGGAGCGATTTTCATCGCTCTTGGCTTTGGGCTTTTAGGACTTGAACGTAAGTGA
- a CDS encoding ArsR/SmtB family transcription factor → MDNFLKTVGALNDETRVQILRFIHQKGEVCVCEVEDAFSMIQSRISRHLKILKDAGFLRVDRRGKWAYYAIRSPLDRFRLECLEEISYLEMPTPSSVCECKDIK, encoded by the coding sequence ATGGATAATTTTTTAAAAACGGTTGGAGCGCTGAATGATGAAACGCGTGTACAAATCCTTCGTTTCATTCACCAAAAAGGTGAAGTGTGTGTCTGCGAAGTCGAAGATGCTTTTTCGATGATTCAGTCGCGCATATCAAGGCATCTTAAAATCCTCAAAGATGCAGGTTTTTTACGTGTTGATCGTCGTGGGAAGTGGGCATATTATGCTATACGCTCGCCACTGGATCGTTTTAGGCTTGAATGCCTAGAAGAGATAAGCTACCTAGAGATGCCCACACCCTCTTCTGTTTGTGAGTGCAAGGATATAAAATGA